One Vespa crabro chromosome 4, iyVesCrab1.2, whole genome shotgun sequence DNA segment encodes these proteins:
- the LOC124423527 gene encoding anaphase-promoting complex subunit 1 isoform X2, with product MVKTMCLVYNFRFLLFGQQSMVFYLKKHKFLSKTFLKQETCKYPLQADANLPVAFSLMHPLDEICPLLIKHGNVSYMCESNQQIVFTSSEPSLAVIYDEKTGLHSVYKIRKALIEECQMVCRNNETTQSLFNFSTSASPLNIGSNMSANKNYSNKSHINMFGIVNPHLSNVGGGYGIPNSPFGSRGTSYTTTGSCGQSPSQVQQQHSRSQSPMATISRCQSPTHSGFSPLLGIPNTIINHHSRLHQMVMGTTLNHTQNSPAGNGSSIQLQDAITPSKPLYPEICLDHLWTENVGVPKDILPGRASKVLLTSDFVGQSYLGYLVPTRSQFFLVRLEKTNKQQHIIFGMVTSIIAKDAVSLPSLHMIAIIDSSNSIVLYSGTTCVGKLHVSSILPNLTCKYFVSNINHKLGSPFPRRSSLISQNCGNSHEIRFEEALHLLSPVGGTCAQPPILLENSVLDLNLVGLKDAVGNKITLEYGNKSYFRITLPTCSTSPLVTKCLKTLRSVLQKDLAMQLLVKWYGARNAPGPQDFSPVQEWYLFLVVLFTLLGYDVEKLQLIQNNEKDQFTERNSPMVVPKKQKTSDNGSNDDWMYVINSIKSKNSQSFISDILGLTKFSNTHDTLSSKNAELKTTGRINCQAILFSYLPLILFSLHLLYEELKLDCVMSESLPLLAQLLYQLSTDLKFDTYAHHYFLDFPMLHYLKKTVSQISDTDLQKITTPNYISLKPPDIFKTLNNLLIGTNVVPFPYLYHVNPRARNIVYLTTLVANENKTDKLEMDKFVKLIIPAGSRVDFQESRNKFDRDMPKKLQQPTIENIVLLYHEMGMKKEDLETLPPGVSLILKDVMHRCRERPPSNWPANVYELVDRQDLAALGTHLNSLHMNDPNDNDGKNYLTKDLDQDDGMEFDDNILKLRFNKDHRVAEVRRLLNSSKPVRIAIIQRPDVSDHEFIEEQERHLHALCTRTMALPVARGMFTLRTSTPIITEQLPIPRLCLTGKAPPRGTTVELAHIDVPPNMNLWPLFHNGVAAGLRIHPNASNIDSTWIVYNKQQQGEFGIEHSGFLMALGLNGHLKNLAPFSMYEYLVECHEATSVGLLLGLSATHRATMDVSMTKLLSLHVETLLPPTSIELNVPQNVQVAALMGVGLVYQGTAHRHISHALLSEIGRPPGPEMKNCVDRESYSLTAGLALGLVVLGCGGATDLASIPDTLHYYMVGGHVRPFTGAQKDKYKSPSYQIREGDSINIDVTSPGATLALGLMYFNTGNRAVAEWMQAPDTQYLLDFVRPDFLLLRILAKSLILWNEIQPTKSWVSNHVPNIVYKYRLQKPTPGITQNVDLETMNQAYCNIIAGACMALGLKYAGTANKNAFRTLFNYAQMFTALSHKTIAELAGKSTIETCLNVILLSTAVVMAGTGDLEIMRICRHVRTRVGPTSSVVTYGSHLATHMALGLLFLGGGRYTLSNNPSAIAALVISLFPKFPTHSNDNRYHLQALRHLYVLAVEPRVILPRDIDSGQYCYATVQLTFVDDNETQGQEMVLQAPCLLPQLSSLQKIELKDTRYWEIIFEKNYNWQQFEDMLKRSDSLSVKQRAGCLSYIEDPHGFRSLIAQTLTTEKTFAWTIRPEYITSFTNDKTVLNIVKYFMQVFKKEKRNYEGNVKVILHGNTSKTKHDYFSKNLNNITSTISSNWNEQSEHSQGMEITEMSSALKNINYVPETEETCYGITEFEQNFLQTFAVIVYECVIKDKVGLLPSWVSMIKNMEILEKQPNSFSIWQIKLLSSQMLHKLSLKESNPLLSAETILAIKQKVSLTLDGWENELIPVIKHYLTTGIIECDLKTLSKMSTYFIFYDVPYYTDNKIFLRPFQQEEMSTISSITLYKLYKIFKTN from the exons ATGGTGAAGACTATGTGTCTAGTTTACAATTtcag gTTTCTGCTGTTTGGCCAACAAAGTATGGTATTTTACTTGAAAAAGCACAAATTCCTAAGcaaaacatttctgaaacaaG AGACATGTAAATATCCATTGCAAGCTGATGCCAATTTACCTGTAGCATTTTCACTCATGCATCCTTTGGATGAAATATGTCCATTACTTATTAAGCATG GAAATGTATCATATATGTGTGAATCAAATCAGCAGATTGTCTTTACTAGTTCTGAACCATCATTGGCTGTAATATATGATGAAAAAACTGGATTACATTCTGTGTATAAAATACGGAAAGCTTTGATAGAAGAATGTCAGATGGTTTGTAGAAACAATGAAACAACACAaagtttattcaatttttcaacAAGTGCATCACCATTAAATATTGGTAGTAATATGTCAGCTAATAAAAACTATTCTAATAAAAgtcatataaatatgtttg GCATAGTTAATCCACATTTAAGTAATGTTGGAGGTGGATATGGCATACCAAATAGTCCTTTTGGATCTCGAGGTACTTCATACACTACAACAGGTTCATGTGGTCAATCTCCTTCGCAAGTGCAGCAACAACATTCACGTTCTCAAAGCCCAATGGCTACCATTTCACGTTGTCAATCTCCAACACATTCAGGATTCTCTCCCTTACTTGGAATACctaatacaattataaatcATCATTCACGATTACATCAAATGGTTATGGGAACTACGCTAAATCACACACAAAATAGTCCTGCTGGTAATGGTAGTAGCATTCAGCTTCAAGATGCTATTACTCCAAGTAAACCTTTATATCCTGAAATATGTCTTGATCATCTATGGACAGAAAATGTAGGAGTTCCAAA ggaTATACTACCAGGACGAGCATCTAAAGTTCTTCTAACATCTGATTTCGTTGGTCAAAGTTATTTGGGATATTTAGTACCAACTAGATCACAATTCTTTTTAGTTCGATTGGAAAAAACTAATAAACAACAACACATTATTTTTGGAATGGTTACAAGTATAATAGCAAAAGATGCAGTTAGTTTGCCA aGTTTACATATGATAGCAATCATTGATTCATCAAATAGTATAGTATTATACTCAGGCACAACATGTGTAGGAAAACTACATGTATCAAGCATTCTTCCAAATcttacatgtaaatattttgtGTCAAATATTAACCACAAGCTCGGTTCTCCGTTTCCACGGCGAAGTTCTTTAATTTCGCAAAATTGTGGAAATTCCCATGAAATCAGATTTGAAGAAGCTCTACATCTTTTGAGTCCAGTCGGTGGAACCTGTGCACAACCACCAATTTTGTTAGAAAATTCTGTGCTAGATCTAAATCTTGTTGGTCTGAAAGATGCAGTGggtaataaaattactttAGAATATggtaataaaagttattttcgAATTACGTTACCAACTTGTAGTACATCTCCATTAG tTACCAAATGTTTAAAAACATTGCGTAGTGTGTTACAAAAAGACCTTGCAATGCAATTATTAGTAAAGTGGTATGGAGCTCGGAATGCACCAGGTCCACAAGATTTTTCTCCAGTACAAGAATGGTATCTCTTTCTTGtagttttatttactttattggGATATGACGttgaaaaattacaattaatacaaaataatgaaaaagatcaaTTTACTGAACGGAACAGTCCAATGGTTGTTccaaaaaagcaaaagaccAGTGATAATGGATCCAATGATGATTGGATGTACgtaataaattctattaaatcTAAAAATTCTCAAAGTTTTATTTCTGATATACTAGGATTgacaaaattttctaatacacATGATACATTATCTTCAAAAAATGCTGAATTAAAGACTACAGGAAGAATAAATTGTCaagcaattttattttcatatcttcCTCTTATTCTATTCTCATTGCATTTATTATatgaagaattaaaattagatTGTGTAATGTCAGAAAGCTTACCATTACTTGCTCagttattatatcaattaagcACAGACTTAAAGTTTGATACTTATGctcatcattattttcttgattttccAATGCtacattatttaaagaaaacagTATCTCAAATAAGTGATACAGATCTACAAAAAATAACTACACCAAATTATATCAGCTTAAAGCCACCAGATATATTCAAAACGTTAAATAACTTACTAATTGGTACAAATGTAGTACCATTTCCGTATCTATATCATGTAAACCCTCGAGCAAGAAACATAGTATATTTAACTACACTAGTAgcaaatgaaaacaaaactGATAAACTAGAAATggataaatttgtaaaattgataataccgGCTGGAAGTCGTGTAGATTTCCAAGAAAGCAGGAATAAATTTGATAGAGATATGCcaaaaaaattacaacaacCAACAATAGAAAACATTGTGTTATTATATCATGAAATGG gaatgaaaaaagaagatttagAAACTTTACCACCAGGagtatctttaatattaaaggATGTTATGCACAGATGTAGAGAACGTCCACCATCTAATTGGCCGGCGAATGTATATGAATTAGTAGATCGTCAAGATTTGGCTGCATTAGGTACACATTTAAATTCATTACATATGAACGATcctaatgataatgatggaAAGAACTATCTGACTAAAGATCTGGATCAAGATGATGGAATGGAATTTGatgataat atattaaaactCAGATTTAATAAGGACCATAGAGTGGCTGAAGTACGGCGATTACTTAACTCATCAAAACCTGTAAGAATAGCAATAATACAACGGCCTGATGTGAGTGATCACGAATTTatagaagaacaagaaagacaTTTGCATGCTCTATGTACAAGAACAATGGCTCTTCCTGTTGCTAGAGGCATGTTTACACTTAGGACTTCAACTCCTATAATTACTGAGCAATTACCAATTCCTCGGCTTTGTTTAACAG gTAAAGCACCTCCTCGTGGAACAACAGTAGAATTGGCCCACATAGATGTGCCACCAAACATGAATTTGTGGCCTCTATTTCATAATGGAGTAGCTGCTGGTCTTCGCATTCATCCAAATGCTTCAAACATTGATTCAACTTGGATTGTATACAATAAACAACAGCAAGGCGAATTTGGCATTGAACATTCAGGATTTTTAATGGCACTTGGTTTGAATGGTCATTTAAAGAATCTAGCACCGTTTAGTATGTACGAATATCTTGTTGAATGTCACGAAGCAACTAGTGTTGGTCTTTTGCTTGGCTTATCTGCGACACATCGAGCTACAATGGATGTGTCAATGAcaaaattattgtcattacatGTTGAAACCTTATTGCCACCAACAAGCATAGAGTTAAATGTTCCACAAAATGTTCAAGTAGCTGCATTAATGGGAGTTGGTTTGGTATATCAAGGAACTGCTCACAGACATATATCACACGCTTTATTATCAGAAATtg gaAGACCACCTGGTccagaaatgaaaaattgcgTTGATCGAGAATCGTATTCTTTAACGGCAGGTTTAGCATTAGGATTAGTTGTACTTGGGTGTGGTGGTGCTACTGATCTTGCTAGTATACCTGATACTTTACATTATTACATGGTTGGTGGACATGTACGGCCTTTTACTGGAGCACAAAAGGATAAGTACAAATCACCAAG TTATCAAATACGTGAAGGAGATTCTATCAATATTGATGTAACAAGTCCTGGTGCAACATTAGCTTTAGGCCTTATGTACTTCAATACAGGAAATCGAGCTGTAGCTGAATGGATGCAAGCACCAGATACACAGTACTTACTTGATTTTGTGAGGCCAGATTTTCTGCTATTAAGAATATTGGctaaatcattaattttatggAATGAAATTCAACCAACTAAATCATGGGTTTCTAATCATGTGCccaatatcgtttataaatatagattgCAAAAGCCCACACCAGGAATTACCCAAAATGTGGATCTAGAAACTATGAA tcAAGCATACTGTAATATTATAGCAGGAGCTTGTATGGCTTTAGGACTGAAATATGCTGGAACTGCAAACAAAAATGCATTTAGaactttatttaattatgctCAAATGTTTACAGCATTATCTCATAAAACAATTGCGGAGTTAGCAGGAAAATCTACTATAGAAACATGTTTAAATGTGATTTTACTTTCCACTGCTGTTGTCATGGCAGGAACAGGTGATTTAGAG aTTATGAGAATATGTAGACACGTGAGAACAAGAGTAGGACCTACTAGTAGCGTTGTTACATATGGTTCTCATCTAGCAACACATATGGCTCTTGGTCTTCTTTTCCTTGGTGGTGGTAGATACACTCTTTCAAACAATCCTAGTGCTATAGCTGCTCTTgtgatttctctttttccaaaaTTTCCAACACATAGCAATGATAACAG ATATCATCTACAAGCTTTGCGACATTTATACGTTCTAGCTGTTGAACCACGTGTAATTTTACCAAGAGATATAGATAGTGGACAATACTGTTATGCTACAGTACAGTTGACATTTGTTGATGACAATGAAACTCAGGGACAAGAAATGGTTCTTCAAGCTCCATGTTTGCTACCACAATTAAGCAGTTtacaaaaaatagaattaaaagacACCCGATACTGGGAAatcatatttgaaaaaaattacaattggCAACAATTTGAAGATATGTTGAAGAGAAGTGATTCTTTAAGCGTTAAACAAAGGGCTGGATGTTTATCATATATAGAAGATCcccat GGTTTCAGAAGTTTAATAGCACAAACTTTAACAACAGAAAAAACTTTTGCGTGGACTATACGCCCAGAATATATAACATCATTTACAAACGATAAAACagtattaaatatagtaaagtATTTTATGcaagtatttaaaaaagaaaaaagaaattatgaagGAAATGTGAAAGTCATTTTACATGGAAATACAAGTAAAACAAAACACGATTATTTCtctaaaaatttaaataatataacttcAACAATAAGCAGTAATTGGAATGAACAATCAGAGCATTCCCAAGGAATGGAAATTACAGAAATGTCATctgcattaaaaaatattaattatgttccTGAAACAGAAGAAACCTGCTATGGAATAACAGAGtttgaacaaaattttttacaaacatTTGCAGTAATTGTTTACGAATgtgttattaaagataaagttGGACTTTTACCATCATGGGTAAGcatgattaaaaatatggaaattttagaaaaacaaCCGAACAGTTTTTCAATATGGCAAATAAAGCTTTTATCTTCACAAATGTTACACAAATTGTCTTTGAAAGAATCAAATCCACTTCTTAGTGCAGAGACTATACTTGCAATTAAACAAAAAGTATCACTTACTTTAGATGGATGGGAAaatg AATTAATACCtgtaataaaacattatttaacAACTGGAATcattgaatgtgatttaaaaacattatcaaaaatgagtacatatttcattttttatgatGTACCTTATTatacagataataaaatattct tGAGACCATTTCAACAAGAAGAAATGTCTACAATATCAAGCATCACATTGTACAAGTTgtataaaatctttaaaaccAATTAA
- the LOC124423527 gene encoding anaphase-promoting complex subunit 1 isoform X3, producing MKYVHYLLSMIVFTSSEPSLAVIYDEKTGLHSVYKIRKALIEECQMVCRNNETTQSLFNFSTSASPLNIGSNMSANKNYSNKSHINMFGIVNPHLSNVGGGYGIPNSPFGSRGTSYTTTGSCGQSPSQVQQQHSRSQSPMATISRCQSPTHSGFSPLLGIPNTIINHHSRLHQMVMGTTLNHTQNSPAGNGSSIQLQDAITPSKPLYPEICLDHLWTENVGVPKDILPGRASKVLLTSDFVGQSYLGYLVPTRSQFFLVRLEKTNKQQHIIFGMVTSIIAKDAVSLPSLHMIAIIDSSNSIVLYSGTTCVGKLHVSSILPNLTCKYFVSNINHKLGSPFPRRSSLISQNCGNSHEIRFEEALHLLSPVGGTCAQPPILLENSVLDLNLVGLKDAVGNKITLEYGNKSYFRITLPTCSTSPLVTKCLKTLRSVLQKDLAMQLLVKWYGARNAPGPQDFSPVQEWYLFLVVLFTLLGYDVEKLQLIQNNEKDQFTERNSPMVVPKKQKTSDNGSNDDWMYVINSIKSKNSQSFISDILGLTKFSNTHDTLSSKNAELKTTGRINCQAILFSYLPLILFSLHLLYEELKLDCVMSESLPLLAQLLYQLSTDLKFDTYAHHYFLDFPMLHYLKKTVSQISDTDLQKITTPNYISLKPPDIFKTLNNLLIGTNVVPFPYLYHVNPRARNIVYLTTLVANENKTDKLEMDKFVKLIIPAGSRVDFQESRNKFDRDMPKKLQQPTIENIVLLYHEMGMKKEDLETLPPGVSLILKDVMHRCRERPPSNWPANVYELVDRQDLAALGTHLNSLHMNDPNDNDGKNYLTKDLDQDDGMEFDDNILKLRFNKDHRVAEVRRLLNSSKPVRIAIIQRPDVSDHEFIEEQERHLHALCTRTMALPVARGMFTLRTSTPIITEQLPIPRLCLTGKAPPRGTTVELAHIDVPPNMNLWPLFHNGVAAGLRIHPNASNIDSTWIVYNKQQQGEFGIEHSGFLMALGLNGHLKNLAPFSMYEYLVECHEATSVGLLLGLSATHRATMDVSMTKLLSLHVETLLPPTSIELNVPQNVQVAALMGVGLVYQGTAHRHISHALLSEIGRPPGPEMKNCVDRESYSLTAGLALGLVVLGCGGATDLASIPDTLHYYMVGGHVRPFTGAQKDKYKSPSYQIREGDSINIDVTSPGATLALGLMYFNTGNRAVAEWMQAPDTQYLLDFVRPDFLLLRILAKSLILWNEIQPTKSWVSNHVPNIVYKYRLQKPTPGITQNVDLETMNQAYCNIIAGACMALGLKYAGTANKNAFRTLFNYAQMFTALSHKTIAELAGKSTIETCLNVILLSTAVVMAGTGDLEIMRICRHVRTRVGPTSSVVTYGSHLATHMALGLLFLGGGRYTLSNNPSAIAALVISLFPKFPTHSNDNRYHLQALRHLYVLAVEPRVILPRDIDSGQYCYATVQLTFVDDNETQGQEMVLQAPCLLPQLSSLQKIELKDTRYWEIIFEKNYNWQQFEDMLKRSDSLSVKQRAGCLSYIEDPHGFRSLIAQTLTTEKTFAWTIRPEYITSFTNDKTVLNIVKYFMQVFKKEKRNYEGNVKVILHGNTSKTKHDYFSKNLNNITSTISSNWNEQSEHSQGMEITEMSSALKNINYVPETEETCYGITEFEQNFLQTFAVIVYECVIKDKVGLLPSWVSMIKNMEILEKQPNSFSIWQIKLLSSQMLHKLSLKESNPLLSAETILAIKQKVSLTLDGWENELIPVIKHYLTTGIIECDLKTLSKMSTYFIFYDVPYYTDNKIFLRPFQQEEMSTISSITLYKLYKIFKTN from the exons ATGAAATATGTCCATTACTTATTAAGCATG ATTGTCTTTACTAGTTCTGAACCATCATTGGCTGTAATATATGATGAAAAAACTGGATTACATTCTGTGTATAAAATACGGAAAGCTTTGATAGAAGAATGTCAGATGGTTTGTAGAAACAATGAAACAACACAaagtttattcaatttttcaacAAGTGCATCACCATTAAATATTGGTAGTAATATGTCAGCTAATAAAAACTATTCTAATAAAAgtcatataaatatgtttg GCATAGTTAATCCACATTTAAGTAATGTTGGAGGTGGATATGGCATACCAAATAGTCCTTTTGGATCTCGAGGTACTTCATACACTACAACAGGTTCATGTGGTCAATCTCCTTCGCAAGTGCAGCAACAACATTCACGTTCTCAAAGCCCAATGGCTACCATTTCACGTTGTCAATCTCCAACACATTCAGGATTCTCTCCCTTACTTGGAATACctaatacaattataaatcATCATTCACGATTACATCAAATGGTTATGGGAACTACGCTAAATCACACACAAAATAGTCCTGCTGGTAATGGTAGTAGCATTCAGCTTCAAGATGCTATTACTCCAAGTAAACCTTTATATCCTGAAATATGTCTTGATCATCTATGGACAGAAAATGTAGGAGTTCCAAA ggaTATACTACCAGGACGAGCATCTAAAGTTCTTCTAACATCTGATTTCGTTGGTCAAAGTTATTTGGGATATTTAGTACCAACTAGATCACAATTCTTTTTAGTTCGATTGGAAAAAACTAATAAACAACAACACATTATTTTTGGAATGGTTACAAGTATAATAGCAAAAGATGCAGTTAGTTTGCCA aGTTTACATATGATAGCAATCATTGATTCATCAAATAGTATAGTATTATACTCAGGCACAACATGTGTAGGAAAACTACATGTATCAAGCATTCTTCCAAATcttacatgtaaatattttgtGTCAAATATTAACCACAAGCTCGGTTCTCCGTTTCCACGGCGAAGTTCTTTAATTTCGCAAAATTGTGGAAATTCCCATGAAATCAGATTTGAAGAAGCTCTACATCTTTTGAGTCCAGTCGGTGGAACCTGTGCACAACCACCAATTTTGTTAGAAAATTCTGTGCTAGATCTAAATCTTGTTGGTCTGAAAGATGCAGTGggtaataaaattactttAGAATATggtaataaaagttattttcgAATTACGTTACCAACTTGTAGTACATCTCCATTAG tTACCAAATGTTTAAAAACATTGCGTAGTGTGTTACAAAAAGACCTTGCAATGCAATTATTAGTAAAGTGGTATGGAGCTCGGAATGCACCAGGTCCACAAGATTTTTCTCCAGTACAAGAATGGTATCTCTTTCTTGtagttttatttactttattggGATATGACGttgaaaaattacaattaatacaaaataatgaaaaagatcaaTTTACTGAACGGAACAGTCCAATGGTTGTTccaaaaaagcaaaagaccAGTGATAATGGATCCAATGATGATTGGATGTACgtaataaattctattaaatcTAAAAATTCTCAAAGTTTTATTTCTGATATACTAGGATTgacaaaattttctaatacacATGATACATTATCTTCAAAAAATGCTGAATTAAAGACTACAGGAAGAATAAATTGTCaagcaattttattttcatatcttcCTCTTATTCTATTCTCATTGCATTTATTATatgaagaattaaaattagatTGTGTAATGTCAGAAAGCTTACCATTACTTGCTCagttattatatcaattaagcACAGACTTAAAGTTTGATACTTATGctcatcattattttcttgattttccAATGCtacattatttaaagaaaacagTATCTCAAATAAGTGATACAGATCTACAAAAAATAACTACACCAAATTATATCAGCTTAAAGCCACCAGATATATTCAAAACGTTAAATAACTTACTAATTGGTACAAATGTAGTACCATTTCCGTATCTATATCATGTAAACCCTCGAGCAAGAAACATAGTATATTTAACTACACTAGTAgcaaatgaaaacaaaactGATAAACTAGAAATggataaatttgtaaaattgataataccgGCTGGAAGTCGTGTAGATTTCCAAGAAAGCAGGAATAAATTTGATAGAGATATGCcaaaaaaattacaacaacCAACAATAGAAAACATTGTGTTATTATATCATGAAATGG gaatgaaaaaagaagatttagAAACTTTACCACCAGGagtatctttaatattaaaggATGTTATGCACAGATGTAGAGAACGTCCACCATCTAATTGGCCGGCGAATGTATATGAATTAGTAGATCGTCAAGATTTGGCTGCATTAGGTACACATTTAAATTCATTACATATGAACGATcctaatgataatgatggaAAGAACTATCTGACTAAAGATCTGGATCAAGATGATGGAATGGAATTTGatgataat atattaaaactCAGATTTAATAAGGACCATAGAGTGGCTGAAGTACGGCGATTACTTAACTCATCAAAACCTGTAAGAATAGCAATAATACAACGGCCTGATGTGAGTGATCACGAATTTatagaagaacaagaaagacaTTTGCATGCTCTATGTACAAGAACAATGGCTCTTCCTGTTGCTAGAGGCATGTTTACACTTAGGACTTCAACTCCTATAATTACTGAGCAATTACCAATTCCTCGGCTTTGTTTAACAG gTAAAGCACCTCCTCGTGGAACAACAGTAGAATTGGCCCACATAGATGTGCCACCAAACATGAATTTGTGGCCTCTATTTCATAATGGAGTAGCTGCTGGTCTTCGCATTCATCCAAATGCTTCAAACATTGATTCAACTTGGATTGTATACAATAAACAACAGCAAGGCGAATTTGGCATTGAACATTCAGGATTTTTAATGGCACTTGGTTTGAATGGTCATTTAAAGAATCTAGCACCGTTTAGTATGTACGAATATCTTGTTGAATGTCACGAAGCAACTAGTGTTGGTCTTTTGCTTGGCTTATCTGCGACACATCGAGCTACAATGGATGTGTCAATGAcaaaattattgtcattacatGTTGAAACCTTATTGCCACCAACAAGCATAGAGTTAAATGTTCCACAAAATGTTCAAGTAGCTGCATTAATGGGAGTTGGTTTGGTATATCAAGGAACTGCTCACAGACATATATCACACGCTTTATTATCAGAAATtg gaAGACCACCTGGTccagaaatgaaaaattgcgTTGATCGAGAATCGTATTCTTTAACGGCAGGTTTAGCATTAGGATTAGTTGTACTTGGGTGTGGTGGTGCTACTGATCTTGCTAGTATACCTGATACTTTACATTATTACATGGTTGGTGGACATGTACGGCCTTTTACTGGAGCACAAAAGGATAAGTACAAATCACCAAG TTATCAAATACGTGAAGGAGATTCTATCAATATTGATGTAACAAGTCCTGGTGCAACATTAGCTTTAGGCCTTATGTACTTCAATACAGGAAATCGAGCTGTAGCTGAATGGATGCAAGCACCAGATACACAGTACTTACTTGATTTTGTGAGGCCAGATTTTCTGCTATTAAGAATATTGGctaaatcattaattttatggAATGAAATTCAACCAACTAAATCATGGGTTTCTAATCATGTGCccaatatcgtttataaatatagattgCAAAAGCCCACACCAGGAATTACCCAAAATGTGGATCTAGAAACTATGAA tcAAGCATACTGTAATATTATAGCAGGAGCTTGTATGGCTTTAGGACTGAAATATGCTGGAACTGCAAACAAAAATGCATTTAGaactttatttaattatgctCAAATGTTTACAGCATTATCTCATAAAACAATTGCGGAGTTAGCAGGAAAATCTACTATAGAAACATGTTTAAATGTGATTTTACTTTCCACTGCTGTTGTCATGGCAGGAACAGGTGATTTAGAG aTTATGAGAATATGTAGACACGTGAGAACAAGAGTAGGACCTACTAGTAGCGTTGTTACATATGGTTCTCATCTAGCAACACATATGGCTCTTGGTCTTCTTTTCCTTGGTGGTGGTAGATACACTCTTTCAAACAATCCTAGTGCTATAGCTGCTCTTgtgatttctctttttccaaaaTTTCCAACACATAGCAATGATAACAG ATATCATCTACAAGCTTTGCGACATTTATACGTTCTAGCTGTTGAACCACGTGTAATTTTACCAAGAGATATAGATAGTGGACAATACTGTTATGCTACAGTACAGTTGACATTTGTTGATGACAATGAAACTCAGGGACAAGAAATGGTTCTTCAAGCTCCATGTTTGCTACCACAATTAAGCAGTTtacaaaaaatagaattaaaagacACCCGATACTGGGAAatcatatttgaaaaaaattacaattggCAACAATTTGAAGATATGTTGAAGAGAAGTGATTCTTTAAGCGTTAAACAAAGGGCTGGATGTTTATCATATATAGAAGATCcccat GGTTTCAGAAGTTTAATAGCACAAACTTTAACAACAGAAAAAACTTTTGCGTGGACTATACGCCCAGAATATATAACATCATTTACAAACGATAAAACagtattaaatatagtaaagtATTTTATGcaagtatttaaaaaagaaaaaagaaattatgaagGAAATGTGAAAGTCATTTTACATGGAAATACAAGTAAAACAAAACACGATTATTTCtctaaaaatttaaataatataacttcAACAATAAGCAGTAATTGGAATGAACAATCAGAGCATTCCCAAGGAATGGAAATTACAGAAATGTCATctgcattaaaaaatattaattatgttccTGAAACAGAAGAAACCTGCTATGGAATAACAGAGtttgaacaaaattttttacaaacatTTGCAGTAATTGTTTACGAATgtgttattaaagataaagttGGACTTTTACCATCATGGGTAAGcatgattaaaaatatggaaattttagaaaaacaaCCGAACAGTTTTTCAATATGGCAAATAAAGCTTTTATCTTCACAAATGTTACACAAATTGTCTTTGAAAGAATCAAATCCACTTCTTAGTGCAGAGACTATACTTGCAATTAAACAAAAAGTATCACTTACTTTAGATGGATGGGAAaatg AATTAATACCtgtaataaaacattatttaacAACTGGAATcattgaatgtgatttaaaaacattatcaaaaatgagtacatatttcattttttatgatGTACCTTATTatacagataataaaatattct tGAGACCATTTCAACAAGAAGAAATGTCTACAATATCAAGCATCACATTGTACAAGTTgtataaaatctttaaaaccAATTAA